From the Candidatus Nanopelagicales bacterium genome, the window CGACCAGCCGCCCACCTGGGCGTGTGACTCGGGCCATCTCGGCCAGGCCAGCGCGCGGATCGGATAAGTTCCTCAGGCCAAACGAAATGGTCACCGCGTCGAAGACCTCGTCCGAGAACGGAAGCCGCAAGGCGTCACCGGCGACGAATGGCAGCTCCGGACGCCTGCGCCGACCCTCGGACAGCATCCCCAGTGAGAAATCGCACGCGACGACTTCCGCCCCCGCTGCGGCGATCGGAGCTGAGCTTGTGGCCGTGCCCGCGGCGAGGTCCAGGACCCGGTCTCCAACGCGCGGGTCTATGGCCGCGACGACCGCCCTTCGCCAGGCCGCGGTGCGTCCAAGCGACAGCACGTCATTGGAAACGTCGTACCGCCCGGCGACGGCGTCGAACATCGCCGCCACGGCGCGAGGATCCTTGTCCAGGGTTGCCCGGGTCACGTCCCGATCCAATCAGGTCACCTGTCGGTCCTGGGACCCGGTCCCGGACCCGGCCCCAGGCCTGACCGCCAGGACACGAATCCCCGGCTAGGTGGGCGTCTCGAGAACATATGGTCGCAACTCTCGCGAAACCGTTTCGCGAGAAATCAAGCGCTTCGACCTCAGGCTGATTGGCGGCCCGTCACCAAGTGAAGCCACTCGCGGGCAGGTCCACGTTGGGGTTGAGTCAACAGTTCGAGAGGTCATCAGCACGTGTCATCGAACTTATGTCTTAGTCTGGGTTGGTGAAGTTGTCGGAGTGGGCTGCCCGCGAAGGTGTGCACTACCAGACCGCATGGCGGTGGGTGCGAGACGGGCAGATGCCGGTTCCGTTCACCCGTACCGCCACCGGTTCAATTCTGGTGGCGGACCCGAAGTACGGTGAGCAGCACCGTGCTGCTGTGGGCCTGTACGCGCGCGTGTCCTCGCATGACCAGAAGGCCGACCTGGACCGGCAGGTCGCGCGACTGTCGCAGTGGGCGGCGGGTCAAGGCTTGCCGGTGGTGCGGGTGGAGGCCGAGGTCGGATCCGGGATGAATGGAAGCCGCACGAAGGTGCGGCGGTTGTTGTCGGATCCGGCGGTGACGACGGTGGTGGTGGAG encodes:
- a CDS encoding IS607 family transposase codes for the protein MKLSEWAAREGVHYQTAWRWVRDGQMPVPFTRTATGSILVADPKYGEQHRAAVGLYARVSSHDQKADLDRQVARLSQWAAGQGLPVVRVEAEVGSGMNGSRTKVRRLLSDPAVTTVVVEHRDRLGRMNTELVEAALSAHGRRLLVVDDGEVDDDLGGDMVEVLTSFCARLYGKRSARNRAEKALRCARADVGPRGVEQDA
- a CDS encoding demethylmenaquinone methyltransferase — protein: MTRATLDKDPRAVAAMFDAVAGRYDVSNDVLSLGRTAAWRRAVVAAIDPRVGDRVLDLAAGTATSSAPIAAAGAEVVACDFSLGMLSEGRRRRPELPFVAGDALRLPFSDEVFDAVTISFGLRNLSDPRAGLAEMARVTRPGGRLVVCEFSTPTSRAFRRVYLEYLMSALPPIARRVASNPDAYVYLAESIREWPDQDALAGLITRAGWRGPEYLNLTGGIVALHRASR